From Mya arenaria isolate MELC-2E11 chromosome 12, ASM2691426v1, the proteins below share one genomic window:
- the LOC128211441 gene encoding uncharacterized protein LOC128211441 isoform X2, with amino-acid sequence MARNERDKLPTWISPVVEYTFFICQMGSRTKLENAFDLYALQYFVTLKRDIFVECLGKQGFVCEIVNKTSTILLHCSDCHSPDRVYNILNELLKRTYDYVIDLRSPDGCRFSRQIRNQGPMQVVHGSAIVIKHDTKMICVSDNNDCIDSLLDEMGYHEVEYLDIKQFAPNLFSLGIEDASLHPNIMSIKVQHSQQECRIVWKGRAKETGDALIREFLKNCLQKSIDFVEGEQRLPYTDLACKVIFDESGDIKKHYAQYLKSLSKKKSKCTHFSLVQKDGRVVLYGRNGNVDNFKKEIEESISKHNLEMNLFEQTDVLNFLKKHKEKLWYDMLNGTLLCTRDLTSEVIKVCTSRPLRQRFEFNTEPVLLVAFLQENGEDLLNHAKILGVDILFDGTNIFLESSLDHVCKEFHIDLKKAVDSGRIVMSVNEQFTDLARIQTIMNQTSCSWVLHCNHPKAVISSQDFCKRWIDQYKSTLICLAEIGAAIACTDICIVFTADMLCQLGISSRRTDFLQSKTSKEDYKEIETFYGPLPVSNVFVGCREIHLISVKL; translated from the exons ATGGCCAGGAATG AAAGAGACAAACTTCCAACTTGGATTTCTCCAGTGGTGGAGTACACTTTCTTTATATGCCAGATGGGCAGTAGAACGAAATTGGAAAACGCATTTGACCTATAtgctttacaatattttgtgaCTCTGAAGAGGGACATATTTGTTGAATGCTTGGGAAAACAAGGCTTTGTGTGTGAAATAGTAAATAAGACTAGTACTATTCTTCTTCATTGTTCCGATTGCCACAGCCCTGACAGAGTGTATAACATTTTGAACGAACTCCTAAAGAGAACATATGACTATGTAATAGATTTACGGTCTCCCGATGGATGCAGGTTTTCAAGACAAATCAGGAATCAGGGACCGATGCAGGTGGTTCATGGATCAGCAATCGTTATCAAACATGACACAAAGATGATTTGTGTGTCTGATAACAATGACTGTATTGATAGTCTTTTAGATGAAATGGGCTATCACGAAGTTGAGTACCTCGATATAAAGCAGTTTGCTCCTAATTTGTTTTCGCTTGGTATAGAAGATGCATCCTTGCATCCCAATATTATGAGCATCAAAGTTCAGCACAGTCAACAGGAATGCCGTATTGTGTGGAAAGGACGAGCGAAGGAAACGGGAGATGCACTTATACGCGAGTTTTTGAAAAATTGCTTACAAAAAAGCATTGACTTTGTTGAAGGGGAACAGCGTCTTCCTTACACCGACCTTGCCTGCAAAGTGATTTTTGATGAAAGTGGCGATATCAAGAAGCATTATGCTCAATACTTGAAAAGTTTaagtaaaaagaaaagtaaatgcACACACTTCTCCTTGGTGCAGAAGGACGGAAGAGTTGTTCTTTATGGTAGAAATGGAAACGTTGACAATTTCAAGAAAGAAATAGAGGAATCAATATCGAAACACAATCTTGAAATGAACCTGTTTGAACAAACggatgttttgaattttttgaaaaaacacaaagaaaaactTTGGTATGATATGTTGAATGGAACATTACTCTGCACAAGAGATCTCACGTCAGAAGTAATAAAAGTATGCACATCACGGCCATTGAGACAAAGGTTTGAGTTTAATACAGAACCTGTACTGCTAGTTGCGTTCCTACAGGAAAATGGCGAAGATTTATTAAACCACGCGAAAATTCTTGGAGTTGATATATTATTTGATggaacaaacatttttcttgaGAGCTCTTTGGATCATGTCTGCAAAGAATTTCATATTGACTTGAAGAAAGCAGTAGATAGCGGAAGAATTGTTATGTCCGTCAATGAACAGTTTACAGATTTGGCACGCATTCAAACCATAATGAACCAGACATCATGTTCATGGGTTTTGCATTGCAATCACCCAAAGGCTGTTATAAGTAGCCAAGATTTTTGCAAGAGATGGATCGACCAGTATAAGTCGACACTAATATGCCTTGCAGAGATAGGTGCAGCAATAGCTTGCACCGATATATGCATTGTCTTTACAGCTGACATGCTTTGTCAGCTTGGTATTTCAAGTCGCAGAACAG aCTTTCTTCAATCAAAAACGTCCAAAGAAGATTACAAAGAAATAGAAACCTTCTATGGCCCATTACCAGTGTCTAACGTGTTCGTTGGATGTCGAGAGATACATCTTATAAGCGTGAAG CTGTGA
- the LOC128211441 gene encoding uncharacterized protein LOC128211441 isoform X1: MARNERDKLPTWISPVVEYTFFICQMGSRTKLENAFDLYALQYFVTLKRDIFVECLGKQGFVCEIVNKTSTILLHCSDCHSPDRVYNILNELLKRTYDYVIDLRSPDGCRFSRQIRNQGPMQVVHGSAIVIKHDTKMICVSDNNDCIDSLLDEMGYHEVEYLDIKQFAPNLFSLGIEDASLHPNIMSIKVQHSQQECRIVWKGRAKETGDALIREFLKNCLQKSIDFVEGEQRLPYTDLACKVIFDESGDIKKHYAQYLKSLSKKKSKCTHFSLVQKDGRVVLYGRNGNVDNFKKEIEESISKHNLEMNLFEQTDVLNFLKKHKEKLWYDMLNGTLLCTRDLTSEVIKVCTSRPLRQRFEFNTEPVLLVAFLQENGEDLLNHAKILGVDILFDGTNIFLESSLDHVCKEFHIDLKKAVDSGRIVMSVNEQFTDLARIQTIMNQTSCSWVLHCNHPKAVISSQDFCKRWIDQYKSTLICLAEIGAAIACTDICIVFTADMLCQLGISSRRTDFLQSKTSKEDYKEIETFYGPLPVSNVFVGCREIHLISVKVNEKTKLMDCLVKEITMSRANS, encoded by the exons ATGGCCAGGAATG AAAGAGACAAACTTCCAACTTGGATTTCTCCAGTGGTGGAGTACACTTTCTTTATATGCCAGATGGGCAGTAGAACGAAATTGGAAAACGCATTTGACCTATAtgctttacaatattttgtgaCTCTGAAGAGGGACATATTTGTTGAATGCTTGGGAAAACAAGGCTTTGTGTGTGAAATAGTAAATAAGACTAGTACTATTCTTCTTCATTGTTCCGATTGCCACAGCCCTGACAGAGTGTATAACATTTTGAACGAACTCCTAAAGAGAACATATGACTATGTAATAGATTTACGGTCTCCCGATGGATGCAGGTTTTCAAGACAAATCAGGAATCAGGGACCGATGCAGGTGGTTCATGGATCAGCAATCGTTATCAAACATGACACAAAGATGATTTGTGTGTCTGATAACAATGACTGTATTGATAGTCTTTTAGATGAAATGGGCTATCACGAAGTTGAGTACCTCGATATAAAGCAGTTTGCTCCTAATTTGTTTTCGCTTGGTATAGAAGATGCATCCTTGCATCCCAATATTATGAGCATCAAAGTTCAGCACAGTCAACAGGAATGCCGTATTGTGTGGAAAGGACGAGCGAAGGAAACGGGAGATGCACTTATACGCGAGTTTTTGAAAAATTGCTTACAAAAAAGCATTGACTTTGTTGAAGGGGAACAGCGTCTTCCTTACACCGACCTTGCCTGCAAAGTGATTTTTGATGAAAGTGGCGATATCAAGAAGCATTATGCTCAATACTTGAAAAGTTTaagtaaaaagaaaagtaaatgcACACACTTCTCCTTGGTGCAGAAGGACGGAAGAGTTGTTCTTTATGGTAGAAATGGAAACGTTGACAATTTCAAGAAAGAAATAGAGGAATCAATATCGAAACACAATCTTGAAATGAACCTGTTTGAACAAACggatgttttgaattttttgaaaaaacacaaagaaaaactTTGGTATGATATGTTGAATGGAACATTACTCTGCACAAGAGATCTCACGTCAGAAGTAATAAAAGTATGCACATCACGGCCATTGAGACAAAGGTTTGAGTTTAATACAGAACCTGTACTGCTAGTTGCGTTCCTACAGGAAAATGGCGAAGATTTATTAAACCACGCGAAAATTCTTGGAGTTGATATATTATTTGATggaacaaacatttttcttgaGAGCTCTTTGGATCATGTCTGCAAAGAATTTCATATTGACTTGAAGAAAGCAGTAGATAGCGGAAGAATTGTTATGTCCGTCAATGAACAGTTTACAGATTTGGCACGCATTCAAACCATAATGAACCAGACATCATGTTCATGGGTTTTGCATTGCAATCACCCAAAGGCTGTTATAAGTAGCCAAGATTTTTGCAAGAGATGGATCGACCAGTATAAGTCGACACTAATATGCCTTGCAGAGATAGGTGCAGCAATAGCTTGCACCGATATATGCATTGTCTTTACAGCTGACATGCTTTGTCAGCTTGGTATTTCAAGTCGCAGAACAG aCTTTCTTCAATCAAAAACGTCCAAAGAAGATTACAAAGAAATAGAAACCTTCTATGGCCCATTACCAGTGTCTAACGTGTTCGTTGGATGTCGAGAGATACATCTTATAAGCGTGAAGGTGAACGAAAAAACAAAGCTCATGGATTGTTTAGTTAAGGAAATAACAATGTCAAGAGCCAACAGTTAA